A genomic segment from Nicotiana tabacum cultivar K326 chromosome 7, ASM71507v2, whole genome shotgun sequence encodes:
- the LOC107828826 gene encoding aspartyl protease AED3 has protein sequence MEGSIIFSLSLLLFFTLAQGQTNTNPNPKCGSSFHQADKGSTLQVLHVNSPCSPLRHNAPQSWVDTVLQMQSKDQARLDLFASLVAGRSFVPIASGRQVIQTPTYIVRAKIGTPPQTLLVAVDNSNDVAWFPCSGCVGCSSTVFATDKSTTFKNVSCGAAQCSQVPNPTCGGSSCGFNLTYGGSSIAANLSQDTLTLSTDALPSYTFGCVQKATGSSAPPQGLLGLGRGPLSFLSQTQSYYQSTFSYCLPSYKSPNFSGTLRLGPNGQPKRIKTTQLLRNPRRSSFYYVNLVGVKVGRRIVDIPPSALAFNPSTGAGTIIDSGTVFTRLVEPVYTAVRNEFRRRMGRNTTVTSLGGFDTCYTVPITIPTITLMFAGMNVTLPQDNFLIRSSSSSTTCLAMAASPADPVNSVLNVIANWQQQNHRFLFDILNSKLGVARETCS, from the exons ATGGAGGGCTCTATCATTTTCTCACTATCCCTTCTCTTATTTTTCACCCTAGCCCAAGGGCAGACCAACACCAACCCCAACCCCAAATGTGGCAGCAGCTTTCACCAAGCAGACAAAGGCTCAACACTACAAGTCCTACATGTGAACAGCCCTTGCTCTCCTCTTAGACACAATGCTCCACAGTCATGGGTTGATACTGTCCTCCAAATGCAGTCCAAAGACCAAGCCAGACTTGATTTGTTTGCTAGTCTTGTGGCTGGTAGATCCTTTGTTCCTATTGCTTCGGGAAGACAAGTTATACAGACCCCAACTTACATAGTGAGGGCCAAGATTGGAACCCCACCTCAAACTTTGTTGGTTGCTGTGGATAATAGCAATGATGTTGCTTGGTTCCCTTGTAGTGGTTGTGTTGGTTGCTCCTCTACTGTTTTTGCCACAGATAAGTCCACCACTTTCAAAAATGTTAGCTGTGGAGCTGCACAATGCAGCCAG gtACCTAACCCCACATGCGGTGGCAGCAGTTGCGGTTTCAACCTAACCTACGGCGGCTCCAGCATAGCTGCAAATCTCTCACAAGACACATTGACACTCTCCACTGACGCCCTGCCTTCATATACCTTTGGTTGTGTACAAAAGGCCACCGGCAGCTCTGCACCACCCCAGGGGCTATTAGGTTTGGGCCGAGGCCCATTATCATTTTTGTCCCAAACCCAAAGCTACTACCAGTCCACTTTCTCCTATTGTTTGCCCAGTTACAAATCTCCCAACTTTTCCGGCACACTTAGGTTGGGCCCAAATGGTCAGCCCAAAAGGATTAAGACAACTCAATTGCTAAGAAACCCAAGGAGATCTTCCTTTTATTATGTTAACTTGGTCGGAGTTAAAGTCGGCCGGAGAATCGTTGACATCCCCCCCAGTGCTTTGGCTTTCAACCCTTCCACCGGTGCCGGCACCATAATTGATTCCG GGACGGTATTCACGAGGCTAGTGGAGCCGGTGTATACAGCAGTGAGGAACGAGTTTAGGAGGAGAATGGGAAGGAATACGACAGTGACAAGCCTTGGCGGATTCGACACTTGCTACACAGTCCCCATTACAATTCCAACAATAACGCTGATGTTTGCGGGCATGAACGTGACGCTGCCGCAAGACAATTTTTTGATCCGCAGCAGTTCCAGCAGTACCACTTGCCTCGCTATGGCTGCTTCCCCTGCCGATCCTGTCAACTCCGTCCTCAACGTCATCGCCAACTGGCAGCAGCAGAATCATCGCTTCCTCTTCGACATTCTTAATTCTAAGCTCGGCGTTGCTCGTGAAACCTGCAGCTGA